The Sulfolobus sp. A20 genomic interval TGTGCTGGGATATTTCGCCTCCTAGCGTTGGACCGATTATTACTCCTATAGATGCAATTATTAGCGTTATTGCAGCTTCAGTTTTAGGCAACTTATTAACTTCAGCTAAAAAGGTTGGAAATAATCCTTGAGGAATGTAATACATCAAAGCCCATCCGACTGTTATTACTAACGCTATACCTAAGGCTCTTCTATATTTTTTAGTAAATAACTCTCTAACGGGAGATTTAACTAATTCTCCTTTAGACTTTATCTTATTCCACATCTCGGACTCTGGCGTCAAATAGTTAACGAATAAGAGAACTATCAGCGGTAATAGTCCTCCTAAGAACATCACTCTCCAACCCCATACTAAGTATTCAGAACCTGGATAAAGTATCGCCGTTAAGTAAAACCATCCTGCAGCTATTAAATAAGCAATACCTGCAGCAGAGAATCCAAGACCCCCTACCCAGCCTCTATGTCTCTCTGGTACGGATTCTGGACCTATAGTATGACTACCACTAGTAACTCCTCCCACGAAAAATCCTTCAGCTAACCTTAAGATGATTAATAGTATAGGTGCGATTATTCCAGCTATCACGTATGTTGGTAATGCCCCTTGTAGCGTTGCAGTGATTACTAAACCTAAAATGCCGTAAAAAATCGCCCTCTTCCGCCCGGACTTATCGGAAATTTTCGTTCCGAAATACGTAGCACCAACGGGTCTCATGATAAAGGATGTTAAAAAACTTGCGTAAGTTGCAGCTATGGAGAGGAGTAATATCTTTGAGGGAAAGAAGAGCTCAGCTATGAAAGGTGTGACGAAGAGTATGCTAAACAAGTCGTATAGGTCGAAGGTCCAAGCTAACATTGTTGCCAATATCCATTTAATATGCTTACTAGTTAATTTATCGTCTTTTTTCATAACAATACCCTTTTTTCACTAATCCTTTTTATATATAAGTATGTGTTACATTTTATGATTATAAATATAAAAAAGGTTAGACAATACATTTTCTAAACCTACTCTTCCTCGAATATAATAGAATACCGAATAGGTTTAGCCCAACCGTAATTTTAAATGTAAGAACTAATCAAATAGAGTATAAAATTCTTATTTTTTAACGTAATGCTCTTACAAATCTTTCAATGCTATAAGACTTTTTAATCATTATTTTTATGGATTAACGTTATTTCGAAAAATCTTTTACACCGTTTCATGTCTCCTCAGTAGGCTCTCTACCATTTTCTTCTCGATTTTTCTTAAATGATAGATTAATGTTGATTCTCTAATCCCTAACATTTCAGCTAACTCCTTAGACTTGACCTTTCTGGGATAATCAAAGTAACCCATTTCATACGCTAATGAAAGTATCTTTAATTCATCATCTTTTAAAGAGTTTTGGGGCAAGTCGTCCTTTATAGTCACATTTCTAATATCTGCAACCTCATCTAATTCCCTTAAAACCTTGTTTATCTTATACTCGTATAATAGCAAATTCCAAATCTCCATCCCATTATACTTCATAGTATTCAATAAAATGCCGTTATTGTGTGAAATCACTGAAAATACTGAGTTATCATAATCCCTAGCTAAGTCTATGAATATTTTATCTCCATATCTATAAACGTTGAAGATGTCCTTTATTCTCTCTTCAAATTTTAACTTACTTATCTCTTTATATCCCTTTTCCGACACTGTTGCAAACACTCTTAGAATGTTTTTTTCAGGATAGGGAGTTATGTTTATTATCCTCACTAAGTCCTCATTTGAATAGTATCTGCTCCAACAATTCTCATGAATTACAATAACTCTAACAAATTTTAAAGGGAAATTTGTGAAGTTCCTCACATAATAATTTATCTTCACGAGATTTATAAACTATAATGTCGTTGATATTCTGGTAATCAAAGATGAGATAAAATTAAGGAGTAGAGTAGTAATCCTAAATTCTCCCTTACTACTGACTTCCTCACCTTAGAGGTCTCATCATCGATTAAGTCTCCTCTAATATTCCACTTACGCGTGACTATTAGCCTTATTTGACTTTCCAAATTCTTAATCCTCATTAAACTTCGTTACACTTCAGCAAGTTAATAAAAATTATTTAAGACTAAAGTATATCATATTCTTGATGGTAGAAGTAATTAGAGATAAGAAAATTGTGTTGAAGCCAAATTTAGATAATTACGATGAAATATATAAGAGCTTTAGTTGGGACAAGATAAGAAAAGAAATAAATTACATTGGAAACGTGAATCCGGCTGAACTAGCAGTCAGTAAAAAAGAAGGCTATGGCTTACTTTGGGTAAGTGAAGAAGGGGAAACTAAAAGATATACTTTCAAAGATTTAGAGAAGAAGGCTTCAATATTCAAAGATGTTTTAACGGGACACGGTGTGAATAAGGGAGATAGGGTAGTATTAATGTCTAAAAGGGTACCCAGCTTATACTTCTCCTTATTAGGCATAGCTATGGCGGGAGGAGTTATAGTCCCTATATTTTCCACATTTGGAGAGGAAGCAATAAGATATAGAGTAGAGAATAGTAATGCTAGAGTTGCATTAGTTCATGAGTCCTTAGTTGATAGGTTCAAGAACATAAATGTGAAAGTGGTAAAGATAAGCGATGAAGGTATAGAAGGAGAATCAAGTAAGAGTGATGTAAATTATGAGAGAAGACCTATTGATGATCCTTTCTTAATCCTTTATACATCTGGCACTACTGGTAAGCCTAAGGGAATATGGCATTCTCAAGATATACTTACGTTTTACTATGTTTCTGGTAAGTATCACTTCGACATGCATTCTCAAGACACTTTCTGGCATACTGGGGATCCTGCTTGGGTAGCTGGATTTGCCGGTGTTTGGACAGCCTGGGTTAACAATATTCCATTAGTCTCATACGAAGGCAAGTTTAATGCTGAGAGATGGTACTCAATAATTCAAGAGTTTAAAGTCTCAGTGATCTCAACTGCTCCTACTGCAATAAGACTTCTTAAGAAGGAAGGCTTAGATTTGGCTAAAAAATATGATCTGTCCTCTGTAAGGTTTATTCACGCTGGGGGAGAATACGTAAGTCCTGATGTAGTGAAATTTGGCTTAGATATTTTTGGCGTTCCCGTTCACGATGGTTACGGACAAACTGAAACAGCTACTTACGTTATTGCCAATTTCATTTCATTGCCTATAAAGATAGGGTCTATGGGAAAGCCATTACCGGGGGTGAAAGCTTTAATAGTTGACGAAAATGGAATCCCACTACCTCCTAATAGTCAAGGTATATTAGCTTTAGATCCAAACTTCCCAGCTATGGCTGAAGGAATTTGGGGAGATGAGGAGAGATGGAAACGTAATTTCAAGAACGGATATTACTTAACCGGAGATGTAGCGTATATGGATGAAGATGGTTATTTCTGGTATGTTGGTAGAGCTGATGACGTGGTTAAAGTATCAGGTTATAGAGTTAGCCCAGTAGAAATTGAGGGTATTTTATCTACTCATCCAGCAGTAGCTGAATCTGCTGTAATAGCTGTTGAAGATGAGGTAAGAGGTTACAAGATTAAAGCATTCGTCGTCCTGAAGAAGGATATTAAACCCTCGGAGGAACTAAAGAAGGAAATTATGGATTACGTTAAACGGAAATTAGCTTCACACATGGTTCCAAGGGAAATAGAGTTCGTATCTGAATTGCCACATACTCTAAGCGGGAAGATAATGAGGAGGGTGTTGAAAGCTATTGAGACTAATTCTCAAATAGGAGACGTAAGTACTTTAGAAAATCCTGAGGTTGTGAAGAAGAAGGATAAATAGATTTAAATTTATCATTGAAACTACAAATATAGGTGGTAAATTGATAAAGGTTGAGATTGATAAAGAGAATAAGATAGGCAAGATATTTATAGATAGACAAGAGAAGATGAATGCCATAACAGTCAGTATGAGGAGAGAGATAGGAGAGAAGTTATTGGAACTCGATAAAAATCAAGATGTTAGGGTTATAATAGTAAAGGGCTTAGGAGGAAAAGCCTTTAGTTCCGGTGGGGACGTTAGTGAGTTCCTCTCTCTTACTCCAGAAACGTTATTGGATTGGGGTGATGATTTGACAACTTCGTGGAAGATTTCAAAACCAGTAATTGCCTCAATAGATGGTTACGCTTTCGGCGCTGGTCTGGAATTAGCCTTATCGTGTGACATTCGAGTAGCTACTCCTAAGAGTGAGTTCGCCTTTCCTGAGATAAGGTTAGGTATGGTCCCAGCGAGTGGTGGTTTAACGAGGATAATCAAGACTTTAGGAATATCTAGAGCGACTTACATGTTATTACTTGGTAAGAGAATTAATGCAGACTTAGCTTTGCAGTGGGGTATAGTACATGAAGTAGTTGAGCCAGAGAAACTAGATGAGAGGACATATGAAATAGCTAAGGACTTAGCGAGTTTATCTCCTTTAGCCGTTAAGGCTTTAAAGAAGGTTATATATGAGATAGCTGACTCACCATTTTACGCTGGTTTCGACATAGAGAGAAAGACCTTCGGGTTATTGAGATATAGTGAGGACTTTAGAGAGGGAGTAGATTCATTCCTAAATAAGAGGAAACCAAAGTTTAATGGTAAGTAGTGTTTTTTAAACTTCATGATTACTTAGGACAAGGTTATCTTTATTGTGGATAAAAGTTCGTCTTGTTTATATAAACCTTACAAAATTTTTAATTCTAAATTAAAATATGGTTGTGGAAGTTTTATGTATGTGAACAACAGTTTTTATATTATTTCTATTTATTTTGAAAATATTATTTATTTGGATTAGGATTGATTTCCTAAATTCATCTCCTCTTAGGTTTCATTCGGTTGAAAAATGTCCCAAATCTATTAACATGACTGACCTCCTCCCTAGAGGAGGAGGCTTTCCCTACTTTGTAATCACTCTCTATGATCCATTAATATAAGAAAGCCAACGCAAAACTTCTAACTAGTGCCACGGAGCTATATGTGAAGAAACGCGTTGAATAAGGGAGTAATCGGCCTTTTTAGTGAGTTAACCTGCATTTGTGCTATCCCACTCCAAAAACTTACCCTCACTTACCTTATCCATTATTATATTAAAGGCTTCCTCTAGCTTTTCTATCCCAAGTTTCTTTGAAGCCTCTAATAACGAGTGTAATGCAGTATACGCTTTACTCGTGACGAAGAGTGGAGTTAAGTTTAACTCTTCCACCTTGATATCATCCTTTCTCATACTATCTTTAACTTCATATACTACACATCCAGTACCCTTTATACAGTCACCAACGCAGTGTATGAATATACCGTTTTGCCCATTGTATTCCACGTAAACTAATATATCCTTAAGGAAGTTCCTTCCCACATATATCCCCTCTTCTAACTTACGTAATCTAATCCCTTTAAGGTCTTCAAAATTCCTCTTCAAAACATCTTTAGGGTTACCCATAAATTTTATTTTGGACATAAAAATAAAAAACTTTCGGAAAACGAATGTTATGTCCTACACTATATTGACACTCAAGAACTATAAGCGCTAAGACCAAATAAAAAATCGATAAATAGGATGTAGTAAAAAAACCTTAGATTTATCCTACTCTGCAATTCCTTGTTGCCTTTCCTCCTCTACGATGTTTACCGTCTTTCCTATTTTGTTCCTTATTTGAGGCTTCTTCTTCCACACCCATAGCGAGTAAGCTATTGAAAACGCTAAGTATACCGCACTTGCAATTACTGCTTGGGTATATGGGAAAACTGGAGGCCATATACTAGTGTAAAGCACGTAGGCGAAGATGCCAGTGGCTATGGTAGGGAAGACGTAGTGCTGAATTGGGTGGATCAACTTGTTTAAGCCAAAGTGTCTCTCCTTAAGTCTGTGGAACAGTATTGACACCGAGGTATTCATGGTTATATGAGCAACTACCAGTCCAACTAAAGCCATTGTGGTCAATAAGCTAAAGGCGTTTTCCAAGGCGTTTATTATCTGTGTCGAAGTTGCCGGTTGAGTGAACATTTGACTAGGACTAACGCCAGAGAAGTAACCCACAACGAAGCCAGTTATGACCGCAATGACCGTTGAAGCTAATCCAACGAATGCTAGAGCCTTTGTAGGGGTCACGAACTTTTTATGAACATATGCAAAGAACCTAGGAAGTACCCCATCCCTACCCATGGCAAAGTAAACCCTACCTGCGTTTGACTGCATTGCAACGCTGTCTGAGAAGGCTGAGTTGAAAGCAAAGAGGGCCAACAGAAGACCTCCAGCGATTCCCATGTACTCTGTATACACTATAACGCCGGGAATACCACTGTTAGCAAAGCTCAGCATGTTATTCACTCCCCATCCTACAGTTAGAGCATATGCCACTTCTGTCAGTACTGCCCCGACAATGAATACTCCCATCATTAATGCCCTCCTTATGTACTTAGAGTGCTTAGCCTCTTCTCCCAAAGGAGCTGAGCCTCCATAGCCTATGAAGCTGGTTATTCCAAAAATCATGCCTAGACCTAGGGCTCCCAGAGGTCCTCCAAGTGGTTCAAACTGGCTTCCGTAGACCTTGTTCCACGCAAACGGGTTGAAGAGATTGATGGTGTTGTCGGGGGCCTTTAAGATCACTATTAAGCTGGTCAAGGCTAGGAAAGCTACCTCAGTGAGGGCTGCATATCTAATGTACTTCATTTGAGGCCTTATCCCTACCATAGCTAACCCTATTGGTACTAATATGAAAACTGCAATAAAGGGTATCCACACCCACGCTGGTAGAACTATCTTCCAGAAGTAGTAGAGAATTCCAGGCAAAACTATTCCTGCAACGTAAATGGGAATTGCCGCAGTACTGACTATCTGATACATCGGATACATCAGACCAACTACCATGGCAGCCCTTGGACCAAACGCAGTAGCAACGTAACCGTAGTAGCCCCCCGCACTTGCATGTCTCTTAGCTAAGTGGTAGAGCGTGTTCACTTCTAGGTACATCACCACCATAGCCAATAGAAACGCCAGTGGAGTTAACACAAATGCTGCTGCAGCAGCTGACGTTATGAACGCCACTGTATCACACGCTGGTGCCATTGCTGCTATCTCTTGGCTTAGGGCCTCTAAGGTACCAACAACGCCTTTTTTGAGCTTTGGAACCTCTTGTTGACCACTCATATACTTAGGGTAACCCTAATAGTATAAAAAGTTAACTATACCATTATTTAGTGGTTTGAGAAAGCTGTAGTAAGAACAAAACGAGTTAAAATTCGCCTTCATATAGCTTAAAGGCGAGCTTATACCTCAGTGGAACCCTCACCATTTATGGGGAGAGTAGCATACGCGTTGTCTGAAGGCAAGTGTATAAACTTCATGAGCGAATTTATGAGAGAGTAGATTCATTTCTAAGCAATAAGAAACCAAAATTTAACGGTAAATTATTTTTTTGAAGTTCGTGCTTAAGTAAAACAAGGTTATCTTTATTGTGGACAGAAGTTCGTCTTGTTTGCAAAATTTTTAATTATGTATAACTCTATACTAAAATATGGTCGTAGAAATTTCAGAAGATGACGTTTATAATAGAGTAATTAGTTCTGAAAAAAACCCTATTTATATATCTGGTCTTCCCTTCGTTGGTAAGACCACAGTAATTAAAAGAATTAAAGGAAATTTTGAGTTAATTGAACTTCCAAAGGAGGTTAAGAGCCTTGATGAACTAAAGAAGTGTAGGCAAATGATAGAGGAAAAGGTAAAAAGCGGTAAGAAGGTAGTAGTAGAGGGCAGGAATTACGTTATCGATTTAATGTTAGGAAAAGTAAAACCAGTAAGTGAACCTTCCTTAAGGAATCCTAGGACTAAGATTTCCGGAAATGCTCTAACCTATCACTTTGATGATCTTAAAGTTGAAAAGAACATTAAGGATGTAGTGAAATTTCTCGAGTACTCATTAATAGTAACTCCTACTTATACCACTTACATTCCTAGATTATTTGATGAAGCTCAAAAGATTGAAGGGCTAGACGAGGTCTTACCAATTGTTTCAAGGTTTAAGCAATTGTTCACCGTTTTCCCTAAGTCAAACATAAAAGGGGATGAGGCTATAATCTATCCATTAGTATCTCTTTTCAATTCACCAGAGGAAATGAAGTTTTGCTGGAATAAACTTAGCGATAGCTGGAAGGAACTAATATACTACGCTATAGACTCTCACCTCAGACTCTTGCCTGGTAGGTCAAAAGAGGTTGTAAATAAATACCTAAGTAGAATTGAAGAGAAAGAAGTCAAACTCTCCATTGACTTGGACTACACTCCAGAAAACCTGGAAATCGTGGAGTATTTAGTAGCTCAATTACTAAATGGTAAAAGGGTAGGTATTATTGGTTCTTTGAAGAGTGGAAAGACTGGAATAGCTAAGGAGGTTATGAAATACATTAAGGGTAAGAAGGATCTGAAGATAGTAGACTATCATGACGAGAATGGGTATAAGAGTTTAAGGGGGATATACAAAAATCTTAATGCTGATATTTATGTCCTTACAGATGATTTATTGGACGCTTTAAGGGATAAATTAAGGATTGATATTGTTACGATATCACCATACCGAACATTTATTGACGAAAAGGATTACACAGATTACGTGTATAATGTGATATTCGAAAGTGATCCTAACGTTTTAAAGTGGTATTCTCCTCTGCTCGCTATGAAATATTTCCCCATGCCAGTAGAGGTATCAAAACTAGTCTTGAAGTACTTCGGGAGAAAGGTGGAGGAAACAATTGACGATCCCATATTGAATTGGTTTTCTGTTATAGACTATATTCCCGAGAGCATTAAGAAAGCTGAAGGTGCTGAGGATGTTGAAAAATATGAGAAGAGAGCTGATGAGATATTACTTATCTTAATTAACATATTAAAAGAGAAGATAATTACTGGAAATTTAGCTTATAATTTCTTTAAGATTGTAGGTTATCTTTTAGATAAATATAAGTTTAGTAGTGTAGAGGATAGTCCATTAAACAATTATCTGATTAACATATCAGATAAGCTAGGAATAGTTAAGCCCTTGATAAAGGGATTAATACCTATCATAAAGGACTATTTAGATGATAGATGTAGTGAACTACCCCAACCTATCATGTTAGATCCATCAGCCTTCGTAAACGTTATTCCCGAAATTTTTAACTTGAACCTCCTCTTAACTGAGTTATATCCTAAAATAATTGGAACTATTGTGAAGTCTAATGACGTTAAATGTGTAAACAGAGCCCTCCAACTCATTTTTAATTACGCTCTATTTAATGACAGAAGATTTTTCGTTAGCGTAGAGGACATTATATTTAATAAAATAATTCAACTGAAGAACGAAGATCTGGTTAGTAGTTATGTGACAACGGCTTTATTGACTGGGTATAGGAATCTCAAGCATATAAGAGAAATACAGAAAGTTATACCCAATGCCAGACCTTATACCCTAATCCTCTTACCAAAAGAAACTGGGAAGAGTCCTATTGAAATGCTGAGTAGTGTACTCTCCTTGAACTATGAACTAAACTTAGCAATAGATAGGTCTGAGCTAGATAAGGTTGTTAATAAATACAGTGAGTATAAGAGAAGATTAGATCAGTTAAAATCAGTCCTGAAGAAAATTGATGATAGAAGTGCAAAGAAAGTTTTATCGACTATACTGTTTAACGGTAATTTAAAGGATTTAATTAATACGTTAGAGAATGACTACTATAAATTCATTTTATACGTGAGATATGCCTCCTACATAGGTTTTAGAGCATTTGTTGAAGATAAGTGGTTTACGGATAGGAATATGTTTAGGAGTTTTATACAATCCATGCTTAAGGATTCAGAGGCTATATATGGGTATATAAAGAATTTAAATGAGTTAGGAGATGAAGAAATAAAAGAGTTAATAATGATATATCAATTTAAATTAGCTAATGCATTACTTTCTAAAAATAAATATGAATATAAGGGAGTTCTAGAAGACATAATTGAAATTGAACAGATGCCAGAGGAAATAAAAATTTTAGCTTCCTTAGCTCTAGGACGTGAAGTTAATGTCAAGAGCGATAGCCCACTAATAAATATAGCTTTATCTGTAATTAAAGGGAGTTCAAATGAAGGTCTTAAGAAAATATATGAAGAATTTAAGGATCAAGATTACAAGTTACTTCCTCCAGATATAGTAGAAGCGATTTTAGTGCATAAAATGTTAAGCGGGCAAGATATATCAAGCGATATTGAAAATATAGCTAAGACATTGCCAGGAGTGTTCTTCATTATAGCCCATGATTTCATTAAAGGTGATAAGGAAAGATATATAGCATCACTTATATTGTTCTACTTGCCTTAAGAGTTTTCTTTCATAAAAAATGCAGATACGTAACAAAGTGAGCAAGATAGGGAAATTTTAGATGCTAGTCTATAAAGTATTTCGTAATAAAGCAATCATTTGTGCCAAAAATGTAGTTAAGACTTTGTAAGCTTTGAGTTTAGACGTCTATGCTTTAAAATTTTTGCCAATTTCAGTATGATCTAGGTAAATTCAATATGTGATGGGCTACATATGCTAGGACTAAGTTTTGAGAGACTGGAGCAACTTTATATAACCTAGTCTCTCTCAATTTCCTCTCCACGTTAGAATCTACAGCATAACCATATCCTCCATATATATCCATTGCCACATTACCAGCCTCCCATGCTATTTCTGTTGCCAAGTATTTAGAGATATTAGCATAATTTCCAATTCTTTTAACATCACTCCCCTCTTCTAAATACTTCAGCCCCTCATTAAAATACGCCTTAACTGCCTCTAATTCAGCGTAAACTTTTGCCAATGGAAATTGGACACCTTGATAGCTTCCTATAGGCTTATCAAACACTACTCTATTTTTAGCGTACTCACTAGCCTTATTTATAAACCACTCAGCATTACCTATCATCTCTGCTGCTATCATAAACCTTTCTGCGTTAAGTAAGTCTAATAGATAGTAGAAACCTTTATCGACTTCACCTATTACGTTCTCTTCCGGTATCTCTAAGCCATCTATGAATAGTTCATAAGCAGCTGTATTTGACATAGTCCTTATCTCCCTCATTTCTATACTCCCTTCCTTTACCTCTCTTAAATCAACTACAAACAATGTAATTCCCTCAGTTTTCCTCTCTACCTTCTCATAAGGTTTAGTCCTAGCTACGAGTATCATGAAGTCAGAATACTTAACCCTAGAAATGAATATTTTATGCCCTTTTACGACGTACTTGTTCCCTTTCTTCTCAGCGAAAGTCCTTATCTTAGTGCTATCTGATCCAGACTCGGGCTCAGTTAAGGCTAACGAGAGGACTTTAGCCCCATTTGCTATCTCTCTAAAGTACTTCTCTCTAATTACTTTACCAGCATGTCTAACTAGGAGTGAAGTATTATAATAATGACCGTGAAGGACGT includes:
- a CDS encoding enoyl-CoA hydratase/isomerase family protein — translated: MIKVEIDKENKIGKIFIDRQEKMNAITVSMRREIGEKLLELDKNQDVRVIIVKGLGGKAFSSGGDVSEFLSLTPETLLDWGDDLTTSWKISKPVIASIDGYAFGAGLELALSCDIRVATPKSEFAFPEIRLGMVPASGGLTRIIKTLGISRATYMLLLGKRINADLALQWGIVHEVVEPEKLDERTYEIAKDLASLSPLAVKALKKVIYEIADSPFYAGFDIERKTFGLLRYSEDFREGVDSFLNKRKPKFNGK
- a CDS encoding acyl-CoA dehydrogenase family protein, with protein sequence MIPLSEEDRLILDSVNQLMDKYNERYWLDKDIKREFPSEFMNEFIELGLGSILIPKDYGGIGKGPKMACAILYLVNVKGGNSYVLHGHYYNTSLLVRHAGKVIREKYFREIANGAKVLSLALTEPESGSDSTKIRTFAEKKGNKYVVKGHKIFISRVKYSDFMILVARTKPYEKVERKTEGITLFVVDLREVKEGSIEMREIRTMSNTAAYELFIDGLEIPEENVIGEVDKGFYYLLDLLNAERFMIAAEMIGNAEWFINKASEYAKNRVVFDKPIGSYQGVQFPLAKVYAELEAVKAYFNEGLKYLEEGSDVKRIGNYANISKYLATEIAWEAGNVAMDIYGGYGYAVDSNVERKLRETRLYKVAPVSQNLVLAYVAHHILNLPRSY
- a CDS encoding APC family permease translates to MSGQQEVPKLKKGVVGTLEALSQEIAAMAPACDTVAFITSAAAAAFVLTPLAFLLAMVVMYLEVNTLYHLAKRHASAGGYYGYVATAFGPRAAMVVGLMYPMYQIVSTAAIPIYVAGIVLPGILYYFWKIVLPAWVWIPFIAVFILVPIGLAMVGIRPQMKYIRYAALTEVAFLALTSLIVILKAPDNTINLFNPFAWNKVYGSQFEPLGGPLGALGLGMIFGITSFIGYGGSAPLGEEAKHSKYIRRALMMGVFIVGAVLTEVAYALTVGWGVNNMLSFANSGIPGVIVYTEYMGIAGGLLLALFAFNSAFSDSVAMQSNAGRVYFAMGRDGVLPRFFAYVHKKFVTPTKALAFVGLASTVIAVITGFVVGYFSGVSPSQMFTQPATSTQIINALENAFSLLTTMALVGLVVAHITMNTSVSILFHRLKERHFGLNKLIHPIQHYVFPTIATGIFAYVLYTSIWPPVFPYTQAVIASAVYLAFSIAYSLWVWKKKPQIRNKIGKTVNIVEEERQQGIAE
- a CDS encoding helix-turn-helix domain-containing protein, with amino-acid sequence MRNFTNFPLKFVRVIVIHENCWSRYYSNEDLVRIINITPYPEKNILRVFATVSEKGYKEISKLKFEERIKDIFNVYRYGDKIFIDLARDYDNSVFSVISHNNGILLNTMKYNGMEIWNLLLYEYKINKVLRELDEVADIRNVTIKDDLPQNSLKDDELKILSLAYEMGYFDYPRKVKSKELAEMLGIRESTLIYHLRKIEKKMVESLLRRHETV
- a CDS encoding MFS transporter, with translation MKKDDKLTSKHIKWILATMLAWTFDLYDLFSILFVTPFIAELFFPSKILLLSIAATYASFLTSFIMRPVGATYFGTKISDKSGRKRAIFYGILGLVITATLQGALPTYVIAGIIAPILLIILRLAEGFFVGGVTSGSHTIGPESVPERHRGWVGGLGFSAAGIAYLIAAGWFYLTAILYPGSEYLVWGWRVMFLGGLLPLIVLLFVNYLTPESEMWNKIKSKGELVKSPVRELFTKKYRRALGIALVITVGWALMYYIPQGLFPTFLAEVNKLPKTEAAITLIIASIGVIIGPTLGGEISQHIGRKLMSLIGGIIVIAVVSPLFLYLGSLHVLNSIILTAFLISLLSDFGGGIVMTYLNEIYPTSVRGTGVAFTWNTGFAIAGASPTIISLILASVGGFPKFPIVMFYSIIFAGLIILIGSVLTQETRGNIIKEVEKLG
- a CDS encoding AMP-binding protein, which translates into the protein MVEVIRDKKIVLKPNLDNYDEIYKSFSWDKIRKEINYIGNVNPAELAVSKKEGYGLLWVSEEGETKRYTFKDLEKKASIFKDVLTGHGVNKGDRVVLMSKRVPSLYFSLLGIAMAGGVIVPIFSTFGEEAIRYRVENSNARVALVHESLVDRFKNINVKVVKISDEGIEGESSKSDVNYERRPIDDPFLILYTSGTTGKPKGIWHSQDILTFYYVSGKYHFDMHSQDTFWHTGDPAWVAGFAGVWTAWVNNIPLVSYEGKFNAERWYSIIQEFKVSVISTAPTAIRLLKKEGLDLAKKYDLSSVRFIHAGGEYVSPDVVKFGLDIFGVPVHDGYGQTETATYVIANFISLPIKIGSMGKPLPGVKALIVDENGIPLPPNSQGILALDPNFPAMAEGIWGDEERWKRNFKNGYYLTGDVAYMDEDGYFWYVGRADDVVKVSGYRVSPVEIEGILSTHPAVAESAVIAVEDEVRGYKIKAFVVLKKDIKPSEELKKEIMDYVKRKLASHMVPREIEFVSELPHTLSGKIMRRVLKAIETNSQIGDVSTLENPEVVKKKDK